A genomic region of Candidatus Neomarinimicrobiota bacterium contains the following coding sequences:
- a CDS encoding DUF5916 domain-containing protein: protein MRTSVHTLLFLITLTVALQGQSGRFVRAAKFPKPPLIDGRVDEEVWQLAEEIGGFIQYEPEHGQPSHLSTVAHIGYGDEALYVAFTCYDPEPEGIAAAVTKRDGSLDDDDAVVVMLDTFNDNTTCTYFTTNSLGTQSDGKVADNGRSRNESWDATWLSAAVRTPEGWTAEFAIPFRILRFESGEDQTWGVNLGRFYPRRQEKSYWAGPLEDERRVSQFGDLTYLDLHGIVERLELIPYALSQAEEGQTPGGKAGFDLRYRISSNLGGDLTVNPDFATIEADVEEINLTRFELEIPEKRPFFLEGGELFRQRVQQFYSRRIGDIPWGQSSRARWVPGIWPSWALSRN from the coding sequence ATGCGGACTTCCGTTCACACTTTACTGTTTCTCATTACCCTAACCGTTGCCTTACAGGGTCAGTCGGGGAGATTCGTCAGAGCGGCTAAGTTCCCAAAACCTCCGTTGATTGATGGCAGAGTTGACGAAGAAGTGTGGCAGCTGGCAGAAGAGATTGGGGGGTTTATCCAGTATGAGCCTGAACACGGTCAGCCTTCCCACCTCAGTACGGTTGCACATATTGGCTACGGTGACGAGGCTCTTTACGTAGCCTTCACTTGTTACGATCCTGAGCCGGAAGGGATTGCCGCCGCGGTTACAAAGCGCGACGGGAGTCTCGATGACGATGATGCCGTAGTTGTCATGCTCGACACTTTCAACGACAACACCACCTGCACCTATTTCACGACAAACAGCCTCGGCACGCAATCGGATGGAAAGGTCGCCGACAACGGCCGATCAAGAAACGAGAGTTGGGATGCCACATGGCTCTCCGCCGCAGTTCGAACCCCGGAAGGATGGACGGCAGAATTCGCAATCCCCTTCCGCATCCTCAGGTTTGAGAGCGGAGAGGACCAGACGTGGGGTGTTAATCTGGGTCGTTTCTACCCGAGACGCCAGGAGAAGAGCTACTGGGCTGGACCTCTTGAGGACGAACGGCGTGTCTCCCAGTTCGGAGATTTGACGTATCTGGACCTCCACGGTATAGTCGAGCGCCTTGAGCTGATCCCCTACGCGCTCTCCCAGGCCGAAGAGGGGCAGACACCGGGGGGGAAAGCCGGTTTTGATCTTCGCTACCGCATAAGCAGCAACCTCGGCGGCGATCTGACTGTCAACCCCGATTTCGCCACAATCGAAGCCGACGTGGAGGAGATCAACCTGACGCGATTTGAGCTCGAAATCCCCGAGAAGCGCCCCTTTTTCCTTGAGGGAGGTGAATTGTTCCGCCAGCGGGTCCAGCAGTTTTACTCCCGGCGAATTGGGGACATCCCCTGGGGGCAAAGCTCACGGGCAAGGTGGGTACCTGGGATTTGGCCCTCATGGGCGCTCAGTCGGAATTGA
- a CDS encoding efflux RND transporter periplasmic adaptor subunit, whose protein sequence is MSLERSTVTMWKFARRLTNSTPWTLFVGVSAVLWTTTCSSSENSAENPGTSEEGEMAVSRIVNVEVTPAATSDFTDYIRIVGEVEAWQDVTVGAEENGVIERFFLGKGTSVRQGQPIAKLKDDILTAQVEEARAVADLAREQYERQQELWQKDKVGSELAYLQAKSQAAATAARLNMLQARLSNTTVRAPIGGIFEDQYLEVGEMAAVGSPLVRIVRTDKVKITGGVPERFALSIHPGDSAQITFDILSHQQFVGRIDYVGSTVNPDSRTFPIEIVLDNPHHEIKPSMVANLRLVRVRLKEVIIVPRQVVQRMEDGYVVYVAQENRGEHFASTRPVHLGPAHGNQLVVDKGLSVGDLIITVGYQQVDEGSPIRLVNLGTGAAGGKND, encoded by the coding sequence ATGAGCTTAGAACGGAGCACTGTAACCATGTGGAAGTTTGCACGAAGACTCACCAACTCAACCCCTTGGACACTATTCGTGGGTGTGAGCGCGGTTTTGTGGACCACCACGTGTTCTTCATCGGAGAATTCCGCGGAGAATCCGGGTACTTCTGAAGAAGGGGAAATGGCTGTCTCCCGGATAGTGAATGTGGAAGTGACCCCGGCTGCGACCTCCGACTTCACCGATTACATCCGCATTGTGGGCGAAGTAGAAGCCTGGCAGGACGTGACGGTGGGGGCAGAGGAAAACGGTGTGATCGAACGGTTCTTTTTGGGTAAGGGCACATCGGTGCGACAGGGTCAACCCATTGCCAAATTAAAGGACGACATTCTCACGGCACAAGTGGAGGAAGCGAGGGCGGTGGCGGACCTGGCACGGGAACAATATGAGCGACAACAGGAGCTGTGGCAGAAGGACAAGGTTGGCAGTGAGCTTGCCTATCTGCAGGCCAAATCCCAGGCTGCCGCTACCGCCGCCCGACTCAACATGCTCCAGGCCCGCTTGTCCAACACCACGGTACGGGCGCCAATCGGGGGTATATTTGAGGATCAGTATCTGGAAGTGGGAGAAATGGCGGCCGTGGGATCTCCCCTGGTGCGCATCGTAAGAACTGACAAGGTCAAAATCACCGGCGGTGTTCCCGAACGGTTTGCTCTCTCCATTCACCCCGGCGACAGCGCACAGATCACATTTGACATATTATCCCATCAGCAGTTCGTCGGGCGGATCGACTACGTCGGCAGCACGGTAAACCCCGATAGCCGGACGTTTCCTATCGAGATAGTTCTGGACAATCCGCACCACGAGATCAAACCCTCGATGGTGGCCAATCTGCGGCTCGTTCGAGTACGCCTCAAGGAGGTCATCATTGTGCCCCGGCAGGTGGTACAACGGATGGAAGACGGTTACGTTGTCTACGTGGCCCAGGAAAACCGGGGTGAGCACTTCGCGTCCACCCGGCCCGTACATCTGGGACCTGCTCATGGGAATCAGCTCGTCGTGGACAAGGGGCTAAGTGTGGGCGACCTGATCATCACCGTGGGCTATCAGCAGGTGGACGAAGGGAGCCCCATCCGCCTTGTAAACCTTGGGACCGGAGCTGCGGGCGGGAAGAACGACTGA
- a CDS encoding helix-turn-helix transcriptional regulator yields the protein MKPISRAIQEAIKSTGWSDLTWARKLDVTYQTVWGWRNGKQDPHQRNILAIAQVLGWEVVISDDKSECEFKALRQELPGNVQELFQLMRWEHWTIKDGKEMRFDRFTGIMQEFNRELNEWVALGNDPLDSED from the coding sequence ATGAAACCGATTTCACGGGCAATTCAAGAAGCTATCAAATCAACCGGGTGGTCCGATTTGACCTGGGCGAGGAAGCTCGATGTAACATATCAAACGGTTTGGGGGTGGCGGAATGGGAAACAAGACCCGCACCAGCGTAACATCCTGGCAATCGCTCAGGTGCTTGGATGGGAAGTTGTTATTAGTGATGACAAAAGTGAGTGTGAATTCAAAGCACTGAGACAGGAATTGCCTGGAAATGTTCAAGAACTGTTTCAGCTAATGAGGTGGGAACATTGGACAATCAAAGACGGGAAGGAAATGCGTTTTGACAGATTTACGGGAATTATGCAAGAGTTCAACAGAGAATTAAACGAATGGGTAGCCTTGGGAAACGATCCACTTGATTCGGAGGATTAA
- a CDS encoding tetratricopeptide repeat protein, with product MSCFRNIKNNAIRVSFIGDIDRGMTGSRNSNFWGSTIDVMTACEKGVALSPKDGNIRDSRGVAKALTGDFEGAIDDFEAFVVYTSSGEARA from the coding sequence GTGTCCTGTTTTAGAAATATAAAAAACAATGCTATCAGGGTCTCCTTCATTGGCGACATCGACCGGGGAATGACAGGATCGAGAAACAGCAACTTTTGGGGATCCACCATTGATGTCATGACGGCCTGTGAGAAAGGAGTGGCACTTTCTCCTAAAGATGGGAATATCAGGGATAGCCGCGGGGTCGCCAAGGCACTGACGGGGGATTTTGAAGGCGCCATTGATGATTTTGAAGCATTTGTAGTCTACACATCATCCGGCGAGGCGCGGGCATAG
- a CDS encoding DNA-3-methyladenine glycosylase I, translated as MAKTDKPPRCPWVDLDKEDLVHYHDREWGVPIHDDRLLFEFLTLEAAQAGLSWYTVLRKRENYRIAFDDFDPRKVAGYDEKKVESLLGNPGIIRNRLKVRAAINNAQKFLDIQDQFGSFDAYVWRFVDGKPIVNEIRTLTDYPATSPESDSLSDDLRPRGFKFVGSTICYAHMQATGMVNDHTLNCFRRQELIDGYTRIS; from the coding sequence ATGGCCAAAACGGATAAACCACCCCGGTGTCCCTGGGTAGACCTGGACAAAGAAGATCTCGTCCATTACCACGACAGAGAATGGGGCGTTCCCATTCACGATGACCGGCTCCTGTTCGAGTTTCTTACCCTGGAAGCGGCACAAGCAGGACTGAGCTGGTATACCGTGCTGCGGAAGCGGGAAAATTACCGAATCGCTTTTGATGATTTCGATCCAAGAAAAGTTGCCGGATACGACGAGAAGAAAGTTGAGTCACTTCTGGGGAATCCCGGCATCATCCGCAACCGGCTGAAGGTGCGGGCGGCCATCAACAACGCCCAGAAGTTTCTGGACATCCAGGATCAATTTGGCAGCTTCGATGCCTATGTCTGGCGTTTCGTGGATGGCAAGCCCATTGTGAATGAAATCAGAACCTTGACCGATTACCCGGCAACCAGTCCCGAATCCGATTCGCTGAGTGATGATCTCCGCCCGAGAGGGTTCAAGTTTGTGGGATCCACGATCTGCTATGCGCACATGCAGGCTACGGGAATGGTTAACGATCACACATTGAACTGCTTCCGAAGGCAAGAGCTCATTGATGGCTACACCCGGATCTCCTAG
- a CDS encoding efflux RND transporter permease subunit produces the protein MAERRHIEPVFREFKLTSFAIDHATSILVLTGIVILMGLRAYLTVPKESAPEIVIPNIIVNTIYPGVAPGDIETLLTRPLEEELNTITDVKQITSVSVEGYSSINVEFIAGTDMNEALRKVRERIDVAKPKLPAAAEDPRIFEINISEFPIMQVNISGDYGLVRLREVAEDLQDELEQIASVLEVTLSGGLEREVQVDVDLAKLKFYDLSFDDVINAIRDENVTTPGGAMAVGAMKYLVRVPGEFTATAPIADVVIIARRGRPIYVRDVATVDFGFKERDSYARLDHSQVISLAVSKRSGENIIETAEAVLQVIAEVKPKFPMGTVVKITSDQSEDIRDMVSSLENNIISGIILVVSVLLFFLGVRTASFVGLAIPLSMLLSFSIIQLAGFTMNFVVLFSLILVLGMLVDNAIVVVENIYRFRELGYSKVEAAKLAPGEVAMPIIASTATTVAAFLPLAFWPGIVGEFMRFLPLTLIITLSASLFVGLVIVPTLCSLWLEPEGTRRANLTRSMRMALAGAALLALLVGLATNWLTTILLTLTAGGLYLLHRYLFHHVTYWFMSRVLPAILRIYERRLRWALEHRLRMLAGSFLAFVVTMVAFGLFNAGVEFFPENIPPFSAYVQVEAPLGTNVNQTNQTTLRIEEALAKLPADVDYESLVGTVGSSLSGGFSARGGTHLATVAVQFVDIEDRSYDTFNTLEHMRATLDELIAGAEVSVEEPSMGPPTGAPINIEISGQNPSILKRLGDEAVAQLQRSRIFGKLDGLESDMADARPELVIEVDREKAALYGLNTRDVGYTIRSAINGTEASTYRDSEDEYDIIVRLAKPYRDDLSTLADLTVVNENGQQIPLSSISTWWVGQGSGDVNRKNLERVVTISSDVRSGYNENAVLREVRQELARFEASLPSGYQLRYTGQQQEQQEAESFLSGAFMMAILLIALILISQFDSVFKPLIILSSVILSTIGVLIGLLVFRMPFGIIMTGLGVISLAGVVVNNAIVLIDYINTLRWRDGLDRLESLVTGGMTRFRPVILTAITTVLGLVPLAVGLNIDFLGMYSRLEPELYWGGEQSAWWGPMAIAVIAGLTFATFLTLLLVPVMVSTLDSVEVFFRRYFTRRGEESGAGLESAATGLAPSPE, from the coding sequence ATGGCCGAACGCAGGCACATCGAACCGGTATTCAGGGAGTTCAAACTAACCTCCTTTGCCATTGACCATGCCACCAGCATACTGGTTCTCACCGGGATCGTTATCCTCATGGGGCTGAGAGCGTACCTCACTGTTCCCAAGGAATCGGCTCCGGAGATCGTCATCCCCAACATCATTGTCAACACCATCTACCCCGGCGTTGCACCAGGCGATATTGAAACCCTGTTGACCCGGCCTCTTGAAGAGGAACTTAACACCATTACCGATGTAAAGCAGATCACCTCGGTTTCCGTTGAGGGGTATTCCAGTATCAACGTAGAGTTCATAGCGGGGACGGACATGAACGAGGCCCTCCGAAAAGTCCGCGAGCGGATTGATGTGGCGAAGCCGAAACTACCCGCCGCGGCGGAAGATCCTCGCATCTTCGAGATTAATATCTCGGAGTTTCCTATCATGCAGGTGAATATTTCCGGTGATTACGGTCTTGTGCGGTTACGGGAAGTGGCGGAAGATTTACAGGACGAGCTGGAACAAATCGCCAGCGTACTTGAGGTGACCCTGTCTGGCGGATTGGAGCGAGAGGTCCAGGTAGACGTGGACCTGGCCAAGCTCAAGTTTTACGACCTCTCCTTTGATGATGTCATTAATGCCATCCGCGATGAGAATGTAACCACTCCCGGAGGAGCCATGGCTGTCGGCGCCATGAAATACCTGGTACGGGTGCCCGGAGAATTCACGGCCACAGCCCCCATCGCCGATGTGGTGATCATTGCCCGGCGGGGGCGGCCCATTTACGTGCGAGACGTGGCCACCGTTGATTTTGGCTTCAAAGAGAGAGACAGCTATGCCCGGTTGGACCACTCCCAGGTGATTTCCCTGGCTGTGAGCAAACGGAGTGGAGAGAACATTATCGAGACGGCCGAAGCGGTTCTCCAGGTTATCGCTGAAGTGAAACCTAAGTTTCCGATGGGGACCGTGGTCAAGATCACCTCGGACCAGTCTGAAGACATCAGGGACATGGTGAGCAGTCTGGAGAACAACATTATTTCAGGGATTATCCTGGTGGTATCCGTGTTGCTCTTTTTCCTGGGAGTACGCACCGCATCTTTCGTGGGACTGGCCATTCCCCTATCGATGCTCCTTTCCTTCAGTATCATTCAGTTGGCCGGTTTCACCATGAACTTTGTGGTTCTGTTCAGCCTCATCCTGGTCCTGGGAATGCTGGTGGACAACGCCATTGTTGTGGTGGAGAACATCTACCGCTTTCGTGAACTGGGCTACAGCAAAGTGGAGGCCGCCAAGCTGGCTCCAGGAGAAGTGGCCATGCCCATCATCGCCTCCACCGCCACCACGGTGGCGGCATTTCTCCCTCTGGCCTTCTGGCCCGGGATTGTGGGGGAGTTCATGAGGTTTTTGCCTCTGACTCTGATCATCACCCTGAGCGCATCCCTGTTTGTGGGGCTGGTGATTGTCCCCACCCTTTGCTCCCTCTGGTTGGAGCCGGAAGGGACCCGGAGGGCGAACCTGACTCGTTCCATGCGCATGGCCCTTGCGGGCGCGGCTCTACTGGCATTGCTGGTGGGGCTGGCCACCAACTGGCTCACCACTATCCTGCTTACTCTGACGGCGGGCGGGCTTTATCTGCTTCACCGTTACCTTTTTCATCATGTGACATATTGGTTCATGAGCCGGGTTCTTCCTGCCATCCTGAGGATTTATGAACGGCGGCTCAGGTGGGCTCTGGAACACCGGCTGCGCATGCTGGCAGGATCTTTCCTGGCTTTCGTTGTGACCATGGTCGCCTTCGGTCTGTTCAACGCCGGAGTGGAATTCTTTCCTGAAAACATCCCTCCTTTCAGTGCATACGTGCAGGTGGAGGCCCCTCTGGGCACTAATGTCAATCAAACCAATCAGACCACCCTGCGCATCGAAGAGGCACTCGCCAAACTTCCGGCCGACGTCGACTACGAGTCCCTGGTGGGGACGGTAGGATCCAGCCTGTCTGGAGGGTTTAGTGCCCGGGGAGGGACGCACCTGGCCACGGTGGCGGTACAATTCGTGGATATTGAGGACCGGTCCTATGATACCTTTAATACTCTGGAGCATATGAGGGCAACGCTTGACGAACTTATTGCCGGGGCCGAGGTTTCGGTGGAAGAACCCAGTATGGGACCGCCTACGGGGGCTCCTATCAACATCGAGATTTCTGGACAGAACCCTAGTATTCTGAAGCGATTGGGAGACGAGGCAGTGGCACAGCTGCAGCGCTCCCGAATTTTCGGCAAACTGGACGGACTGGAGAGTGACATGGCGGACGCCCGGCCTGAGCTCGTGATTGAGGTAGACCGGGAAAAGGCTGCGCTGTACGGACTCAACACGAGGGATGTGGGCTACACCATCCGCAGCGCCATCAACGGCACCGAGGCCTCCACCTATCGTGACAGTGAGGATGAGTACGACATCATTGTCCGACTGGCCAAACCGTATCGCGATGATCTGAGCACTCTGGCCGATCTCACCGTTGTGAATGAGAACGGGCAGCAGATCCCTCTCTCGTCCATAAGTACCTGGTGGGTGGGGCAGGGCTCCGGCGATGTGAATCGCAAGAATCTTGAGCGGGTGGTGACCATATCATCCGACGTGCGCTCCGGGTACAATGAGAATGCCGTGCTGCGGGAAGTCCGGCAGGAACTGGCACGATTTGAAGCATCCCTTCCATCGGGCTACCAGCTTCGTTACACAGGTCAGCAGCAGGAACAACAGGAAGCCGAGTCATTCCTCAGCGGTGCCTTTATGATGGCCATTCTCCTCATCGCGTTGATTCTTATTTCACAATTCGATTCCGTGTTTAAACCCTTGATCATTCTCAGTTCCGTAATCCTGTCTACCATCGGAGTTCTCATCGGGCTGCTGGTCTTCCGCATGCCCTTCGGTATCATTATGACCGGCCTGGGGGTGATCAGCCTCGCCGGAGTGGTGGTAAACAATGCCATCGTTCTTATCGACTATATCAACACCCTCCGCTGGCGCGATGGGTTGGACCGGCTGGAATCCCTGGTGACTGGCGGAATGACCCGCTTCCGGCCGGTAATCCTCACAGCTATAACTACCGTCCTGGGACTGGTCCCGTTGGCCGTTGGACTGAACATTGACTTTTTGGGGATGTACTCCCGGTTGGAGCCCGAGCTCTACTGGGGAGGCGAGCAATCGGCGTGGTGGGGACCCATGGCCATTGCCGTTATTGCCGGGCTTACCTTCGCCACGTTTCTCACGCTGCTGTTGGTTCCAGTCATGGTCTCCACTCTGGATAGTGTAGAAGTCTTTTTCAGGAGGTATTTCACGCGCAGAGGCGAGGAATCAGGTGCTGGACTGGAATCAGCGGCCACAGGCCTAGCGCCGTCGCCGGAATAA
- a CDS encoding T9SS type A sorting domain-containing protein — protein sequence MASTIRVPQDQLTIQEGIDSSIDGDTVLVDTGRYVENINFNGKNIVVASLLLVTGDTSHISQTVIDGSNGASTVTFESGEDSSAVLRGFHITNGKGAEVNNQYYGGGISVINSSGPRLVSLLISDNATDYIGGGILCEDAAPKLTDVTLSRNVAYYDGGGIYCSNSVVSLGDVEVRHNTADLGGGIYCDNSELSLSNATFWGNSASAGGGIYFLSSNSTLENVKLRDNSAERGGGIFWVDSNPVFDSLHRCNIYSNHANVGSDLYAYEPPVIPVVVDTFTVMNPTSYHAFFRNNFTFDILHAKIEQVESDLYVSPDGDDTHNGLSPSSPLKTLSYALSIILAEDRHPHTIFLDQGTYSPSTTGEAFPLSVPGFVSLSGESTDDVVLDAEGESGVINLGQAEGVRLENLTVTGGSAVVGGGIYSSSSSPELVNVTVSGNVAHYLGGGIYCTDSSPILVNVTMSGNVADYGGGIYCTNNSSPVIANSILWDDFPEEINFFAFGAENDVAIFYSDLQGGENGIVTNENGSANWVSGNIMADPLFADPDGGDFHLQETSPCIDAGTAFLVLEGDTLVLLPDTAYEGSAPDMGAFESPQHPVGAVTEGTLPAEFALYQNYPNPFNAITTIELSVPKKRRVVLTVYDLLGREVKTILNRPMEAGQHELRWNASEVQSGIYLVRMQAGDFIRTRKVTLLR from the coding sequence ATGGCCTCCACAATTAGGGTTCCACAGGATCAACTGACGATTCAGGAAGGGATCGACAGTTCAATTGATGGGGATACGGTGTTGGTAGATACCGGGAGATATGTGGAGAATATCAATTTTAATGGGAAGAACATTGTGGTGGCGAGTCTGTTGCTGGTAACAGGCGACACGTCCCATATCTCCCAGACCGTGATCGATGGAAGCAATGGGGCCAGCACGGTAACGTTCGAGAGCGGGGAGGATTCATCCGCGGTCCTAAGAGGGTTTCATATCACCAATGGGAAAGGGGCAGAAGTTAATAACCAGTATTATGGTGGTGGAATTTCGGTCATTAATTCTTCCGGTCCCCGTTTGGTCAGTCTGCTGATCAGTGACAATGCAACAGACTATATAGGCGGCGGGATACTTTGTGAGGATGCCGCACCAAAGTTGACAGATGTGACGCTTAGCCGTAATGTGGCCTATTATGACGGTGGTGGGATTTACTGTAGTAATTCCGTCGTTAGTCTCGGGGATGTGGAGGTGAGGCATAATACGGCTGACCTGGGAGGTGGGATTTATTGTGATAATTCCGAGTTGAGTTTGTCCAATGCGACTTTTTGGGGGAACAGTGCCTCAGCGGGAGGCGGGATCTACTTTCTTTCATCTAATTCCACGTTGGAGAACGTGAAACTGAGGGACAATTCGGCTGAACGGGGTGGGGGAATCTTCTGGGTTGATTCGAATCCCGTCTTTGATTCCCTACATAGATGCAATATTTACTCGAATCACGCTAACGTGGGCAGCGACCTATACGCCTATGAACCGCCTGTCATTCCGGTAGTGGTGGACACTTTCACGGTCATGAATCCCACCAGCTATCACGCATTCTTCCGGAACAATTTCACGTTTGATATCCTCCATGCCAAGATAGAACAGGTCGAATCCGATTTATATGTGAGCCCGGATGGAGATGATACTCATAACGGTCTATCCCCATCGAGTCCTTTGAAGACCCTGTCGTATGCCCTTTCGATCATTCTGGCCGAAGATCGGCATCCTCACACAATATTCCTCGATCAAGGGACCTACAGCCCTTCCACCACAGGAGAAGCCTTTCCCCTGAGTGTGCCAGGTTTTGTCTCACTGTCGGGGGAATCTACAGACGATGTCGTTCTAGACGCTGAGGGAGAGAGTGGGGTGATAAATTTGGGTCAGGCTGAAGGGGTTCGCCTTGAAAATCTTACTGTCACGGGTGGTTCTGCCGTGGTTGGAGGAGGGATATACAGTAGTTCATCCAGTCCAGAATTGGTTAATGTCACAGTGAGTGGGAATGTGGCTCATTATCTGGGTGGCGGGATATATTGTACAGATTCCAGTCCAATTTTGGTGAATGTTACGATGAGCGGCAATGTGGCTGATTACGGAGGCGGGATTTATTGTACCAATAATTCCAGTCCGGTAATTGCGAATAGCATTCTGTGGGATGATTTCCCCGAGGAAATCAACTTTTTTGCCTTCGGGGCTGAAAATGACGTGGCGATCTTCTACAGTGATCTTCAGGGTGGAGAGAATGGAATTGTTACGAATGAGAACGGATCGGCAAACTGGGTTTCGGGCAATATCATGGCAGACCCCTTGTTTGCAGACCCTGATGGCGGTGATTTCCACCTCCAGGAAACTTCCCCCTGCATCGATGCCGGCACAGCGTTCCTGGTTTTGGAAGGGGACACACTGGTACTTCTGCCGGATACTGCTTACGAGGGCAGCGCCCCTGACATGGGGGCGTTTGAATCACCCCAACACCCCGTGGGCGCTGTAACAGAGGGGACCTTACCCGCCGAATTTGCTCTCTACCAGAACTACCCCAACCCTTTCAATGCTATCACCACGATTGAGTTATCGGTTCCCAAGAAGCGCCGGGTCGTGCTCACGGTTTACGATCTCTTGGGAAGAGAAGTCAAGACGATTCTGAACCGGCCCATGGAGGCAGGACAGCACGAACTTCGGTGGAACGCAAGCGAAGTCCAGTCCGGCATCTATTTGGTGAGGATGCAGGCCGGGGATTTTATCCGGACTCGCAAGGTAACCTTGCTTCGCTAG
- a CDS encoding TolC family protein — MMNSHIRFQRASIFLVLLVLCSGEFVHGRDLSDPRDTHFTLKRAIAVAFENSPTLKEARLNLTIADEQVREAWSNVLPRLSTNASYSRSIIEQSIFLPAVFFDTTASSDDQISVKVGADNIWGAGVTLSQPLFHMAAFIGVGAAGRVRQLQSEMLRGTIQQVITRVRQVYLNALLSIEEVQLTEKSLQRVRQSREEAQALNRAGMVSDYDVLRLEVQVSNLESQFHQAQINRDAVRRNLLVELGLPLELDITLEGRLSELDLQEAALNTPGNLVLLHQAGFSDDTTPQFQQVYERALRNRSDLRQIEINIALEEARLAAQRAEYFPSLSFFYNYSLTAQENLAPDFFGEKASQRSDFAIAGINVEVPLFSGFARNARIQQQRVVVRQGEIRQQQQQQRAESRLRTLLSSLEGARYRAERQRQALEQARRGYEIATAQYRTGVGSQLQITDAEVALRQSEFNYSRTMFDYLTVRTQLDAAAGTVPVSLDELDSDLNTRH; from the coding sequence ATGATGAACAGCCATATTCGTTTCCAGAGGGCGTCGATTTTTCTGGTTCTTCTTGTACTATGTTCTGGGGAGTTTGTCCATGGCAGGGATCTTTCCGACCCGCGGGACACCCACTTCACCTTGAAGCGGGCAATCGCTGTGGCCTTCGAAAACAGCCCCACTTTGAAAGAAGCCCGGCTCAACCTGACTATCGCTGACGAGCAGGTCCGGGAAGCATGGAGCAACGTGTTACCGCGGCTCTCGACTAATGCGTCCTATTCCCGAAGCATCATAGAACAGTCGATTTTCCTCCCGGCTGTTTTTTTTGACACCACCGCGAGCAGTGATGATCAGATCTCGGTGAAAGTGGGAGCCGACAACATCTGGGGGGCTGGCGTAACGCTGAGCCAGCCCCTGTTCCACATGGCGGCTTTCATCGGCGTGGGCGCCGCAGGTCGGGTTCGGCAGCTGCAGTCAGAGATGTTGCGGGGAACCATTCAGCAGGTAATCACGCGGGTGCGCCAGGTCTACCTCAATGCACTGCTCAGTATTGAAGAAGTTCAATTGACTGAGAAAAGTTTGCAGCGTGTCCGCCAATCACGAGAAGAAGCCCAAGCCCTGAACCGTGCCGGGATGGTAAGCGACTATGATGTCCTGCGCCTGGAAGTCCAAGTGTCAAACCTGGAGTCACAGTTCCATCAGGCACAGATAAACCGGGACGCTGTCAGGCGCAACCTCCTTGTGGAGCTGGGACTCCCCCTTGAATTGGACATCACCCTTGAAGGTCGCCTCAGTGAACTGGACCTCCAGGAGGCGGCTCTCAACACACCAGGCAACCTGGTCCTTTTGCATCAGGCGGGCTTCAGCGATGATACCACCCCACAGTTTCAGCAGGTATACGAACGGGCGCTCCGGAACCGAAGTGATCTGCGGCAGATAGAGATCAATATCGCTCTGGAAGAAGCTCGTCTGGCGGCTCAGCGAGCGGAATACTTCCCTTCCCTATCGTTCTTTTACAATTACAGCTTAACTGCGCAGGAAAACTTGGCCCCCGATTTTTTCGGTGAAAAAGCTAGCCAGCGGAGCGACTTTGCCATTGCCGGCATCAACGTGGAGGTACCTCTGTTCAGCGGCTTTGCACGGAATGCCCGGATACAGCAGCAGAGGGTCGTGGTGCGTCAGGGTGAAATTCGGCAACAGCAGCAACAGCAGCGGGCTGAAAGCCGTCTAAGAACTCTGCTGTCCAGTCTGGAGGGTGCGAGGTACCGTGCGGAAAGGCAGCGCCAGGCGCTGGAGCAGGCTCGACGGGGATACGAGATTGCCACCGCACAATATCGCACGGGAGTAGGTTCCCAGCTGCAGATCACCGATGCTGAAGTGGCCCTGCGCCAATCGGAATTCAACTACTCCCGGACCATGTTCGACTACCTGACGGTTCGCACACAGCTGGACGCCGCCGCGGGAACCGTGCCCGTAAGTCTGGACGAACTTGATTCTGACCTGAACACCCGCCACTAA